The Aedes albopictus strain Foshan chromosome 1, AalbF5, whole genome shotgun sequence genomic interval ATTCCATAATAAGAATTATTAAATAATCTATTACATATTGTGGTATTGTACATTGAATAATAAGCAAGGAACTATGAACTAAACAATTATCGGATGATTATTTTATTGAACACAGGAAAGTGACAATACGTATCGGAGCCAATGCGTGTGTCCTCCAGTGAAGTCGCTGTCAGGCTGCTTCCTTCAACTATCGGCCTACTAAGTATGATCGGAATCACCACACATATCATATACTTAAATCATATAATGTGTATCTGATTCAGTCTATGAATTGGACACTCTTTAGATCCAGTTTCTATATGCCATTCCAATTAAAGTTATCTGATAAGCATTATGAAGTCAATCTATCGGATTTCAATATGGAAGTTATATGGAAAACaatatgaaaaaaatctatgTTTTTCGTAATGATTCGAATATGAAAAATTCTTAGAGtgatagggtaacggtcgaattttggacccctagaggacattagtttgaatttaagtcaaaagcaTACATgttcagagggtgttacacattATGATGATGCTCGTATGATCgttaaagcctccactgtccgttaaaaatacccacaaggtcatttctggctgaaaatttgacgaaaataacttatttttgaagcaccagttttcactgttttggacaccccaatatattttggaccctcttaagtatgtattttggacacccggtgtttaaacccgttaGAAACTATTTTCTGCCaatctgccacttgaatatgctggatcacatcctaattacttgattgacaaaggctgattagacgaactttgcgaattaattgcgctagaatgataaacgtttttgtttacatctgcaagtttcctcagcaccgcaatctctttttgtaaacatggtaCGACACtgacacggatgacgagattgacaaaaatgtatttcaaggcaaataatgctATTTCCAGtgcggaaatgattgctgcccgtgcagaggaatctaatttagcgaatgattcttgaaatttttgcaatctcttcattaaatctgtgaaatttgtgataatacgactcagggggtccaaaaatatttaatatatgggggtccaaattatattggttaccctaacaACTCTCTGATACCGATGTTTGTAATCTGTAATATATACCATACATACTCAATAATTATTATTGTTCTTACCTGATCGCCGAACGAGAGACAACCGGCTGCGTCGAGTATTCATAACTGTATTCCGCTTTTCACTCACGTTGAACAAACTAATTGCATTGAAAATATTTATGCAAATGCGATTTACATTcgcaaaataaattcaaaaacggATCCGCTCGACCGAATTTCGTTCGATCTGGAGTTGTTAAAAGCAAAGAACCGGCAGTCGGAGGTAAAGacactatagagataagtgacatttcaacacacgaacactagcgcaaatttttcctcacacaaaagtgcacgccgattgaaaggctattcagattgcatatgcaaatattacccaattcgattgggtaatatttgcatatgcaatctgaatagcctttcaatcggcgtgcacttttgtgtgaggaaaaatttgcgctagtgttcgtgtgttgaaatgtcacttatctctatatagtggtttctgcttgctTGAGTATTAGTGAGATGTTGCACCACCTTGCTGgttgaaaatataaataaacCGCTGTCACCTATTCGCGAaaaataaaaccaaaacaaaaaaattGTGCCGTTTTGAATATGGTATGTAAATTACTGCTTTTTTAAATAATCATATGTACTACAGTaacaaaaattttataaacgatCTATTTTAAGGATTGTGAAGCTGCTGCTGAAAGGTACCGGGAAAAAATCGGTATGTGTTACGGTGTAAACCCGGCAACCGTTAAAACAACGCCGCAGGAAGTGCCTTTGACGATCACATTTGCCAACATCTACCAGTTTCTGGTAGTCGACCCCAATCCGTTCACTGGAGAACCCAAGAATTGTGCTAAAGGAATGGACGCGATCTTATATTACAAGAACGGTTGGGTGAAAAGTGTTTCGGGGAAAAAGGTGCACGATATTTTCGTAGTGCACGGAGTGGTTCGGCATTCATTTGCACTCAACGAAAAGCCACTTACCCCGTGgattttaatcaatgagccaggAACAATACTCGCAGCCCATTGCAATTGCACCATCGGAATATTGGAAGCTTGCAGTCACATCGGGGCAACGCTTTTTGCGCTGGAAGGAATTCGAACCTCAATAATCGAGAAGAAAGTGAGTACCTACATGTTAATTTTAAAAGTTTAAATGATACTTAGATCCACCATCCAATGTGTATCAATTTTAGATGTCTGTGACAGACTTACCAGCCTATTGGAAAAAACCACCGGCCAGTATCAGCGATAATCTCTACAAAAAAGTGCGAGACATCGATTTTGGTAGGCAAATCCACTGGAAATTCTTCACGAACAATTCCTCAACATCCTCAAGCAACACTTCCCGATGTCGTGATCTTTTAAACACTTTGCAAACCGATGAACTGAATGTTGCAGCTGCTAGCCTATTTTGCGGAGAGGAGAATATGGACTTTAGCTGTACTGACTGTGCGCACGAAACCGAAATGGAAGCTGATTTAAAGGACTACAATCTTCAACTTCTGTATGACCCATTAAATACAGATACGGAGGCTGAATTGAAGGAACGTGCTTCTGCTTTCATCCGAAATCTTCCGAAGGACCCGGCTATGTTGAAACGGATTGACACCCTGACAATTAGTCAATCTGATTCGAAGTGGTGGAATATGTTTAGGAGTGGGCGTATCACAGCTTCGAATTTAAAAGACGTTTGTAACACACGATTAGAGAGACCTTCGGTGTCTTTGATCAAGAAAATTTGTTATCCTAGTGAAATATCATTTTCAACAGCCGCTACCAGATATGGTAAAAAGAACGAGGACAAAGCAGTTGATCAATTGTATCACTCagtgaagcatttgcatattaatcttcagaagaaaaaatcagGGTTGGTGATTGATAGCGAACTTCCGTTCTTGGGAGCATCGCCGGACGCGATTTTTCTCTGTGATTGTCATGGTATCATAACGGTTGAAGTGAAATGTCCCTTTTCAGCTAGAAATCGCGAAGACATGACTGACACATTATTGCAGTTAACAGACTCTTTTATCGCACGAAACGAGGATGGACAAATCATACTGAAAATGAAGCACAAATATTACTTTCAAGCTTTAATGCAGGTTCACGTTTGTAAGGCAAGATTCGGATATTTCTATGTGTGGTCACCCAAACAAGTTTTGGTTTTTGAGATCAAACGTCGTGAcgaattttggcaacattgcaaaGACAAGGCTGTATGCTTTTTTGAAACCGTTCTATTTCCAGAATTAATTAACAAGTCATTTACAAATAAGTAAAATTAGCTCGATACATACATGTTAAAATTTagataaacaaaataaaacagcttAAACAGATAACAACATGTAGCGTGTTTAGTGGCTTAGATATGGGAAAAACTAAAAACTTAAACTGAACGAACAATTGTTGGACACAAATTAACAAGAGCAGCGCAAATCGTCAAAATCTGATCAATGGCTGGAGTATCGTTGTTCCAATGTTGCAGCATAGTAATTGGAATTATATCGGTCAAAATTAAAAACTTTTGGCGCAACGAACCAATAAGGCGTTCCACGTGTATCCTCAACGAAGAAAGTTCTCTGGAGTGGACGGCATCAAGTGGTTCCAGTTGACTGTTTTTCTTCTTGAAGGCTGGATATGCAACGGATGCATTTAACGGACACAGCAAATCCTCTATGAGAAACCCACGATCGGCCATCACGAAGTCTCCTTCTTGAATCTTGTCCAAGAATCCTGACGATTTCACCATTTCCTTGTCCGACGTTCGGCCACCAAATGCTTCTGACACATAAATGATTGCACCGGATGGACTAATACCTATCAGGACTTTAATGGTATTATGTTTTTTATAATGCGAAAATACATTCGCACTGGCCACCATTGCTTTGGTATTTGGTGATTCGACGTTAATCTCGAAGCAGTCAATAATAATTGTAACGGAATCACCATACTTTCTTCGGAACGCAGAGGGCATATGTTGCTTCAAAACCGTTCGAGATGGGAATCTTACTAGCTCATTCAAGAACGGTATAGTAGCATTGAtcgtttcgaaaaaaatatttcgataTCGCGGTTTGGTTCAGACCATACAAATACCCAAGAGTACAAAATGGTTCATTCAAACGCAGTTTTCGCAACATTAAAATGAGTATTTTTTCTTTGTCCAGTGTTTCATACACTGGTAGATCTGCTTTCAATGCCTCGTAAAGATGTCTCAACGTACGCCCAGAGCTCAGCCCTGTAAAATAGCAACACTTTTTGTCATTTGCCTCGAGTGCAGTGACGGTAATCTGGTTTGCATTTTTAGCGATGAGCAAGTCTCGATGCAGCTTCTCACGGAGAGCCCGAAGGAAGGCAACTTCTTTGTCATACCGCCTAATCGCATTTTTCCACTGCTGCACTTCTCGTTCCATACATAGGTCAGTTTGCACGCATGCATCACTATAGTACGTGGTCTTCTGGGCATGCTTAAAAGTTGATGCTTGTCCGGCCGTCGAATCTACAGCTTGTGAAGTTGTCTGCTGAGAATTCGTCCCAGTGATACCATCATACGGGAATACAATTTGAAGTTTGTGTCCTGCAATCGGTACTGCAATCCTGCTAAAAAAATAGTTATTCATTGAATCATAGTGCTGACTATCTCTCACAAGATTGTGGGAATAGCCAAAGCCAACAGTGCCTTCGAGTGAGCTACAAGGAGAAACAAGAGCTTATGAATCGGAGTATTATGACACTAATATACATCCTTTTGTCTATTCTTTATCgagtttcaaaattaaaaaaaatcaattctaaAAGTTTTCAATGCATTAACGAAGAATATTTATTTAGAAACTGTTCAACAAAATCAAGAATGTTGCTCTTTTCGACGGGCATTCTCACTAGGATAAAACTGCTTTTCAAAGCACTAACAGTTGGTATCTGAACAGCTTTGCGTTTGCCACCTCGGATGTAAGGGCCTCGTTCATATAGTGTAGACCGTTTCAAGGATTTAGGTTTGCTAATCTTGGGCACTGTTGCTTTTAAGATGTCCAGACTCATTTTCTGCAGTACACACCTACACATCAAGGTTGAGTTGGTAATTAAAGTGGAATCTTCGAATTGATTAGCAAACGACTCATCGCATTCTACACAACCGCTATCAATCGATTTGAACGATGATCTGAAAATAGTTACAAACATAGCATTAAAACATGTTTTACCTTAGACTACAAATTCAAAACATACTCTGCGTCGCTTTGATTAACATCCAGGTTGGTTTCACGGAACTGATCCATCTGCACTTCGGATTCCGACATTGCGTTCTCAATAACAAGATTGGGTTGGTCGACGCAGCACCCAAAACTTTCGCTATGGTGATGATTCTGGTCATCGGGTACAGTTTCAGTTCCGTTCTCGGTTTCATCTTCCCGTTCTATCGTCATATCTGGCTCCGCTGAGATCTTCTCGTCCGATAAATTTTGCGTCGGAACCCAGTCCACGTCCTCGGTCTCGAAACTTTTCGCTGGTCTGCCGTTCACAAAGTGCCGACTGCAGACACGGTGATGTGAAGCAGGATTTTTCTCTAACCCGCAAGCTTCTACCCAAAGTGTCAGCCGCTTCTCTGCCAAAACACGTTCAGCTTCGGTCATCCGTTTACGTACCGATGGAAGCCGGAACATTTGGTGAGTTTTATTGCTTGAGTAAACCGAACACGAACTTATTATGCAGTTTAAAACCATTTTgaagatagaaaaaaaatccgatgaaaaACCAAAACAAGTACCGACTGCACAAAAAGCAGTTTGACAGCTGATTTGCTGGTTGAAAACAAAATCGATCTTACACGGTTACACGAGTAagcttgtgttagtgagatcgggctgcgaaaccactatgcttGTATCTTTAGTCGGAGGGATGTCAactcaaggagaatacattttactaaggtggcgcagataaacattgcaaaccactggttgtctcttccactcttctggtgttcttatgcaactaaaatagtgacgtcactatttcagttccataagaacaccagaagaatggaagagacaaccagtggtttgcaatgtttatctgcgccaccttagtaaaatgtatccTCCTTGATGTCAACTTCCACGGAAAACTCAAACTACCTATTTTATGGGTTTATTTTATCCAAAAGTAAATTAcacaagggaacgttcaaaaattacgtccaacatttgggggagggggggtctacactcagaaaaaaatctaaactaaatAGTATAAGAGCACCTTTAAAAccttggacagactggtggtattcgtaccatggtacactgcaaaaactgcaaatatttattttatgtgaaaatacaCATCGATCCAATTGGTCTTTCCACACATAAATTTTATTACCTAAAATATAACTAAGATATTTGTTGTTTATTGTCTAGATTAGTTTCACACATATTTGGTATGTGTTAACACCCATAGCAAAAAAATATGTGAGTTCACACATAATACCAATGCTTAGCGTCTGTGTCAGCCGCCGAAGATGCGCAAAGTGAAAAAATGGCGACTCAGTGTAAACATGTGCTGCAGGAGTTGTTCAGATATTTTACTTAAATCATCGCAGCTACCTTCCTTGGAGTACGGAAAAACCATAACCAGTTGCTTTACATCGATAAACACTTAGAAACTCGGGTGAAGAGCGCAGTTTTGATCATTATTCGGAGCTGCAAAGTTGATCAATTAGTAACTCACTGGTCGAAAATAATCAACCAACCTTCCAGCGCAATACAGTGTTTGGCTCTTTCTACATGAGCTTTCGACTTGTTAATTTGTTAATAAATCATATCAACTGCATCCATAAATGTTTCATcattgataaaactttttttttcaaaaaaaaaacattaagcgcatatattgattttatttgtcaTTCGGTATTGTTTTTATGTGTAATCACACATCAAaacgataaataccaaaaattattggttatgtgtgattacacataaacatcatttgtccagacaaattgcaaaaatatatgtgtacaaaacataaaataaatatttgcagtttttgcagtgtacaattaattatcttgaaatgagtttcatactgataattgtcttcattcaagataaccttggaataattttcttgacaacttgtaccatggtacgaacaccaccagtgtgtcccaggcctaacggtgcgcttctataccccgtttggcagccctccatcattgcagcaaactttaccggtcgctgcagatgcgctcgcaaaatagtagcgctatgggtgggtgaccaaatatagtagggGGACAGTTGCActgctaaaaattctatggaaatatgacagccctcccgatacgaatcagggtgactaatttgattgctaccggtgtggaaaagggtggttaagtcaaaatggtagcgctgcgcgggttgctcgaatagtagccgccgttaatgttgctctaaatCCCATACTAAATCACATTCGCCTAGTTGACCCCAGACCTAGTATAGGTTGCAACAAAACTGCCCTAGTAACTTCGATATATACTCATTCTAGTATATATGAGCTTTATCGAGGACCAGTTTAATCCcaaattttgtttatttgtttttttaacaatagaaaaaaaaaaacagatcatgAAGAGGCTTGCGAGATATTAAATTTTACTTTATTCATAATAATCACACAAGTAAATTACATGCAATGTTAAATATGGTGAGATGGACGGGTGATGGGAACGGGCGAAGATTTCCGGGTGCTGATGTGATTTGCATGGTGAGTAAGCTGCTGCTGCTAAATCGAAAATGTATTGGACTGCTGTGCTGCTGTTTTCTGGTAGAACTGATCTTGGGCTCAATCCGCTTGATATGGTTCCGACTCAATCCGCTTGATTTTCGGTTGTCTCTTCAGAAGCCGCAGGAAGAGAAAAGTTTTCACCTCGGTTTTCACTTGGTTTGTCAATTCGAGAAATGATGGTGATTTTCATGCTGTTCTGGTAAATAGAGAAGAAATGCAGTTCTTAACGATCCGTAGCTTGTTTCTGCTAGTTACTCACCTGAGTATTTTGAGAACTACGATCAATATTCGCACAAAACAACAGCAGAGCAAAAGCTGGTAAATATAAATTGTAGTTAATATGGCAGCGGTCGCAGCGGTTTTCTGAGCCGGCTGGGCTAAACATTTCTAATGATACTTTcaccaagggggagtcgctgagcacatctttacttgtgccaattattttcagtgtgccaacgggtattcaattgtgcctcagtgtgccccgaagtgccactgcttgatgattcagattttgcttggcaactaccaagacaaccaactgtttgttttcattttgcaggtcaaatgcacatggttgcctagttttttcacccaaactcaagtgtcaaaattgtgcctcagagtgcctcggtgtgccacacagcgtataagacggtgtgcttggcacctcttggcacattGTTCCAAGCGACCAGCCCCTTGACTTTCACATAAATTTGACGAAGTTTAAATCATTAAGTGACGTCAGTATACTTTTTATACTACGACACTTATAAATTGCGGTAATGACCTCGGTAATGACAAAAAAGATTATGATTTATACTTAGAACGATTTATATCATTTCAGAGTgtacaaaagtgtgacactacgtgtaggtatagggaaaattagtaatcctacattatagagatctgcggaggcggccattgtgagccaatcgtgcagagagaactgtcaaagtgtgagccaaatgaacatgcttatcgttcgtaggaaggcgtcgtttgaacggtattgcaatcggaactaaataaattaaaattatttatttttaatatcgagatattggcggcatatgtatgtttagtaaaaaaataaaaaatattaattctgctttcaaaagctcatgcttatgacgacacttttgttgctgaacttgtcgaaaaaacttccattgctgcttcttgcttcacttctgccgatatgattagcgtaacacttttgcaatgaatttcagatttcttcgattgctccgctatttctacaaaattttgaaaaaaaactaccataattagaaaatgtaaacaaaacaacttgaaccacaacgaagtcacgcacaaagtttgaacatctagctttgtagcaagtgttggcagctgttgtaaacaaaacaaacagcgttgccgaatcgacgtatgtaacttccgctcatctctatgtatagGATTTCTAGGGAAAATGCgtaacagaggggggaggggggtctagaactcccaaaaattgatggacgtaatatttgaatcttccccaaCGAAtctaaatattgtggatttaccggctacttgtacacgctaaggtcagatTACCC includes:
- the LOC109409050 gene encoding uncharacterized protein LOC109409050 yields the protein MDCEAAAERYREKIGMCYGVNPATVKTTPQEVPLTITFANIYQFLVVDPNPFTGEPKNCAKGMDAILYYKNGWVKSVSGKKVHDIFVVHGVVRHSFALNEKPLTPWILINEPGTILAAHCNCTIGILEACSHIGATLFALEGIRTSIIEKKMSVTDLPAYWKKPPASISDNLYKKVRDIDFGRQIHWKFFTNNSSTSSSNTSRCRDLLNTLQTDELNVAAASLFCGEENMDFSCTDCAHETEMEADLKDYNLQLLYDPLNTDTEAELKERASAFIRNLPKDPAMLKRIDTLTISQSDSKWWNMFRSGRITASNLKDVCNTRLERPSVSLIKKICYPSEISFSTAATRYGKKNEDKAVDQLYHSVKHLHINLQKKKSGLVIDSELPFLGASPDAIFLCDCHGIITVEVKCPFSARNREDMTDTLLQLTDSFIARNEDGQIILKMKHKYYFQALMQVHVCKARFGYFYVWSPKQVLVFEIKRRDEFWQHCKDKAVCFFETVLFPELINKSFTNK
- the LOC109409043 gene encoding uncharacterized protein LOC109409043, whose protein sequence is MFRLPSVRKRMTEAERVLAEKRLTLWVEACGLEKNPASHHRVCSRHFVNGRPAKSFETEDVDWVPTQNLSDEKISAEPDMTIEREDETENGTETVPDDQNHHHSESFGCCVDQPNLVIENAMSESEVQMDQFRETNLDVNQSDAESSFKSIDSGCVECDESFANQFEDSTLITNSTLMCRCVLQKMSLDILKATVPKISKPKSLKRSTLYERGPYIRGGKRKAVQIPTVSALKSSFILVRMPVEKSNILDFVEQFLNKYSSLMH